The Solanum stenotomum isolate F172 unplaced genomic scaffold, ASM1918654v1 scaffold3716, whole genome shotgun sequence genomic interval TATGATCTACAGTTAATTCTGAAACAGCACCACCCTGAGTATCCAAAATGCAGCGGGAATCTCCAACAGACGCAACTGTCACAGTCCATCTATCAACTATCACAAATGTAGCTGTAGTTCCAGATGTTTGTCCTGTAGTGACAAATGAAGGCATATAAAATTAGCACTATTGAAGCgtgaaatgaaaataataactaGAAAGTGAAATGCAGAAAGCACAAATTTCATGCCTTTACTCTGGAACTCCTTATCAGTTTTCACAAACCCTGCAACTAGTGCACGAGGCAAAGCATGAAGCCACTCATCCCTTCCGAGTCCACAAGGAATAGCACCCAAAACATGATTTAGTAAATGATCCCTTGAGAACACTGCTGCTGCTGTCCCATTATGTCCATCAAAGATCTGACGGAAAGAAGAATTACAATGGAAAATTAATCAACTGAAGAATCTAGCTGCAAGGACCATCATATCAGCTGAACCACACATAAAATTCGACCAGCAAACAATTTTGGTCCCAAAAGTAATATTGAACCATATCAATACTTGAACACTATGGAACATACAAAACAAATACAGTGACAAGACCATCAACCTTCAGTCACTAGTCCAACTTTAAAAAACAATTCTACTGAATAAATCCAAATAATGATTGTAAATGGCCTATAGCTAGAATGGGTGACATCAGACTGGATTAATAGGTGTATGGAAACAATGCAAGAAAGACTGGAAATTTTACATGTAATCGATTGATTAAGACGACAAGTTTGTCTAGTAGAAAGATGGAGAAATGGATAAATGTATCAGGGTGCAATGAACCTGAAACTGAGTgaaattgatacaaaaattcACATATCGACCCCAATTAATGTGGTGAAAGATGGAGTTTGAtgtaaaaaaaatggagaaatacaTACCGCAAACACAGAGAAGGTAGATGAAGGATTGCCTTGAACTCTCTGGCAATCTGTCGTCATCAGATAATAATCCTCACCTTTCTTAGACTGAGCTGCACATCCATATCTTACAGTTGGCTTCTCCATTTTTTCATTCCGCAATTCTCTGCTTATCAGTGCTGCTAATGGCACAAGATCATGATCAAATCTATGCCTCTCTTCTCTTGACCCCATTTTCGACCTACAAACTATTCCAAGTTAAATCTCCCTAATTCCACCACGACGTTGAAACTTATACCTTCTTATAGTCGAATCCGGAGAATATGAACCTCCCAcgttcttcttttcttttaatccTGAGATCACTTCTATTCTTAATCAGTTTATTCGATCCAACAAACATTTACTCCCTGACAACCTCAAAGTTCCCAAATAAGAACTATCCCAAAGCTTCAAACTTGAACCCCAAATCCAATCATACACCACATAAACAacatgaaacttcaagaacttccAAACAATTTCATTCCCGAAGTTTCGAACTTGATCCCCAAATTCAACCACAAAAACAACTAGAACAAGTACATAAACAACATCAAACTTCAAGAACCTCCAAACTCCATTCCCAAATAATAACTCTCccaaagtttcaaacttgatCCCCAAATCCAATCACACACATCAAAGTCACCAGAACAAACACACAAACAacatgaaacttcaagaacctCCAAACAATTTCATTCCTTAAGAAGAACTCTCccaaagtttcaaacttgatCCCCCAATTAAACCACAAAAACACTTAGAACGAATGCATAAACAACATGAAACTTCACAAAGCTCCTAACACTTCCACTACCAAGAACTCTCCCAAAGTTCCAAACTTGATCCCCGAATTCAACCACAAAAACACCTAcaataaatacataaacaacataaaactTCAAGAACCTCCAAACAATTTGATTCCCAAATAAGAACCCTCCCAAAGTTTCAAACTTTATCCCCAAATCCAATCACACACAACAAAAACACCAAAACAAACACACAAACAacatgaaacttcaagaacccCTTAACAATATCATTCCCAAATAAACACTCTCGTAAAGCTCAAAACTTGATCCCCAAATCCCATCACACCAAAACAAACACATAAACAACACCAAAACTTCAAGAATCTCCTACCAATTTCATTCCATTTGACTCCGGTTTTAAAATAGCCCAAATTCCACCACACACACACCCAAAAAAAACTTGGATATTACCTCATAAAGACAATGCCTTTTTAACTTACTATGTTTTCCCCCacaaacaaaaccaaaatgCAGATCTGATAGTGACTACAGAGACAAAGAATTTCACTCCAAGTTTACAAATTTAAtacaaaaaactaaaaaacaaacaaaaaaacgCGGATTGCTGACAAGATATGAACTGTAATAAATCACCATCAAAATACCCATTacttaaaaaagtattttttttcctcaaaataaacaaacattcttgaatattatatacataaatctcacaTGAATAAACAAATGCtatcaaattaaacaaagatataatcttttaagagtaattaacaaaataatttacataaaaatgTAATCTTTTTTCAAAAAGCACTGACCCTTTTTTCTGTTGAAGAAAGACAATGGAAAGTGAAAGAGGTACAatgaactttttttttgctTGTATTTTCTGTTCGTTTTACCGACTTCTTGGTACAGATATAAgctttatttatttaacaagacaaattcaagatttaaactttataatatgtgtattttttaactattttagtaatgatagattattttttaacaaaaaacgTAATAGAGGGTAAAACTAAATTCATTTTGAAGAATTCAACGATATATTTGGTCATTTGTCCTTAGATAAAGCAAGATTTTAAGACATATTTATGGACTAATCAAATCTGAAAGGTCGAAACTAATGGCAAAAGCTAGCAGATCGAACCTTTTAACCGAATCGTCCTTGGTACATTAGTGtttttaatttagtataataGCATGGATTAGCCACTTTTCACGTGTGGAACTTTATGTTATGTTTTGAAATTTCTTGAATAGAAGAAGTTGTAAATTTTGTAAAGCGTTTTTAATATAGTAATAATGTGGGGTAGTCACTTTTTACCTGTGAAACCTCATTAAAATGTCTTGAAATTATGTAATAGGTGATTATTTTGCAATTTCATAatgaaaatattactccctctgtcccattttatgtgaggtagtttgactcgacacggagtttaagaaagaaaataagacttttaaaacttgtggtccaaaatgaatgatagaaatttatgtggctgtaaatcatttcattaagggtaaaatagacattttatagttaaattgttactaaatatagaaatgtgtcattctttttgggactgactaaaaagaaaagtaagtcacataaattgagacagagggagtagttatttatatatatttgattcgAAGCGAGTAcgaaatatcaaattaaaaaaaaaatagaataaggTAAACTATTGGTAAAAGGCATGTGATATGAAACATCAGACACAAGCAGAAGGATTTTGACACCTTTTACCATgtgcttttatttttaaaaaataaaataagtttagAACAAAATGGAAATATAATTGTGGTTATTTGTatgattgaaaatattttctgaaatataaccatttaaaaaaaaacatattctctaaataaataaaaaaatctccctcatcctttttatcaagaaaagataTCCTAAAATGATTGTCGTTTtagaaattcaaaaaaagaaataataattgtttCCAACTATATCATTGTATTGAAGAACTACTTCTAATAGCGTTCAATTCTTAAGAAACATTTAATAAATAAGGGTaaattatacaaacaaacaaataacaataacatactcCGTGTAAGCTTTTTGATATGTGTCTAAGGAGAATCGAGCCCCTATTGAGATGGATCATCTAATTAAAGCATAAGCAAGTTCCTTCATTGTCTCTAGACCAAGtgactaattattaattatcaattttattGGACGTGAAATAGGTTAAAtcgatacttttttttttgaaacaatCAATAAATTGAGCAAAAAGAAAGtgatgttgatttttttttcttcataattgTGGTTGTAGTTTGAAGCCTTAAGAAGCAAGTAGGATATGAAAAAGTGAATGTCATGGGACCAAAGGAATGTTAAAAgattattattagtttaattcTAAGGAATAAGACTTAAAAAGCAAGTGGACAtccaataaaaacaaaagtataGATCACAAGTCACAACCTCTCCATAAATTATACTTTATGAGTATTGGTTCATTCTTAATCAGATGTTTCGAGTTTGAGTTTTAgaataaaa includes:
- the LOC125852564 gene encoding probable protein phosphatase 2C 15 produces the protein MGSREERHRFDHDLVPLAALISRELRNEKMEKPTVRYGCAAQSKKGEDYYLMTTDCQRVQGNPSSTFSVFAIFDGHNGTAAAVFSRDHLLNHVLGAIPCGLGRDEWLHALPRALVAGFVKTDKEFQSKGQTSGTTATFVIVDRWTVTVASVGDSRCILDTQGGAVSELTVD